In Struthio camelus isolate bStrCam1 chromosome 31, bStrCam1.hap1, whole genome shotgun sequence, the genomic window ccccgcccagggacccccccaggaaccctcTGGGCACCCATCCAGGACACAACCCCTGCCCGGATCCCCTCTCCGGGCCctctcaggaccctcctgcccgcaccccccccaccagggaccccccccaggaaccCTCTGGGCACCCATCCAGGACACAACCCCTGCCCGGATCCCCTCTCCGCGCCctctcaggaccctcctgcccgcacccccccccagggacccccccaggaaccctcTGGGCACCCATCCAGGACACAACCCCTGCCCGGATTCCCCTCTCCGCGCCctctcaggaccctcctgcccgcaccccccccagggacccccccccaggaacCCTCTGGGCACCCATCCAGGACACAACCCCTGCCCGGATCCCCTCTCCGCGCCctctcaggaccctcctgcccgcacccccccccagggacccctgcAGGGACCTCCCCCCTAGAGACCCTCCAGGGACCCATCCAGGACACAACCCCTGCCCAGACCCTCCCCCCCGGACcccaccagggacccccccctcccccggaccCCCTAGGAACCCACCCGGGACCCCTCCCAGCACACCTCCCCCCGGGAACCCTCAGGGACCCTTCTGCCCGGATCCCCCCAAAgacccctccgggacccccccaaggccccccaggacccccccagggacctCTACGGACCCTCCAGGGACCTACCCGGGACCCTTCTCCAGatcccccccccagacccacccGCAACCCTGGCTGGACCCTGCCGAGACCCCGCCGAGACCCCTCCCCTTAGGTACCCCCCAAGGGAGCCCCCCCTCCACGGACCCCTCCgtgggctccccccccccagaacccccccaggacccactcgGGAACCAGTCGgcaccccacagggacccccccccgtccccggggagCCCACTCGGGACCCTCCGGGTCCCCCCTCGGTCccacctgggaccccccccggagaCCCCCCTTCTCCGGagacccccccaggggcccaggcgtccgggtgcccttcctgcccggggcgggggcgggttGGGGGTCCCAACGCCGTACATCCTGCATCACgctcgtgtccccgtgtccccccccgtgtccctcccatgtccccccgtgtcgtGTCCCGCGTCCCCCCGTCTCCCACATCATGctcgtgtccccacgtccccccatgtcccctccgtgtcccccgtCTCCCGCGTCACGctcatgtccctgtgtcccccccatgtcccctccgtgtccccaTGTCATGTCCCCTGTCATGctcatgtccctgtgtcccctcccaTGTGCCCTGTGTCCCGTTACACTCatgcccccgtgtcccctccaTTTCCTATGTCACActcatgtccccccgtgtcccctctgtgTCCCATCTCACACTCACGTGTCCCGTGTCCCAGGTCACAGTCCTGTCCCCATGTCACCTGTGTCCTGTGTCACACTGATGCCGTGTCCCCATATCCCgtgtcccctctgtgtcccctGTCATATTCATGTCCCCGTCCCGTGTCCTGTGTCACACTCATGTCCCCCGTGCCCCTCCTGTCTCCCCTCTGTGTCCTGTCACactcatgtccccatgtccccaagtcCCTCCCGTTTCCCCTCTGTGTCACATGCAACACTcatgtccccacgtgtccccatgtcccctccatGCCCTGTGTCACTcgcatgtccccatgtcccccatgtcccccatgtcccctccatgtcctgtgtcactcacatgtccccatgtcccccatgtcccccgtgtcccctccatGCCCTGTGTCACTcgcatgtccccatgtccccatgtcccccgtgtcccctccgtgCCCTGTGTCACTCGCATGTCCCCAGGTCatccgtgtcccccgtgtcccctccgtgCCCTGTGTCACTCGCATGTCCCCATGGCGTCCATGTCCCCTCCGTGCCCTGTGTCACTcgcatgtccccatgtcccccgtgtcccctccgtgCCCTGTGTCACTCGCATGTCCCCATGTcgtccatgtcccccgtgtcccctccatGCCCTGTGTCACTCGCATGTCCCCAGGTcgtccatgtccatgtcccctcCGTGCCCTGTGTCACTCGCATGTCCCCATGTCGTCCGTGTCCCCTCCGTGCCCTGTGTcactcccatgtccccgtgtcGTCCGTGTCCCCTCCGTGCCCTGTCACTTGCATGTCCCAACGTCCCATGTCCCCTTTGTGTCCGTCAcacccatgtccccatgtcccctcgtGCCCCGTGTCATTGGCATGTCCCCCCGTTCCCCCGTGTCCCTCATGCCCCCCCGTGCCCCGCGTCACGctcacgtccccatgtccccccgtgccctcgtgtccccccgtgccccgcATCACGCTCGCATCCCCACGTGCCCCTATGTCCCCCCCGTGTCACGCtcacgtccccacgtcccccccccagaGGCGGTGGCCGGTCCCAATTTCTCTCTATTTTCTGTTAAAGTCACTTTAcatgtaaaatacaaaaatacgcccggggggtggggggacacgaCACCCTGAGGTGAcacctcccccctcccagctccgggggacaccgcggggacaAGGCCAGCGGGGACCCCCCCAAGGGTGGGGACCCCCCCCGAGGTAgtcagtgcgggggggggggggtacagggccggacccaggtgtccggggggggtggggggggggccagtGTGTAACAGTGTGTGACAGGCTCAGAttggcaccggggggggggggggggacacagggtggCTCCGGTCctgtccctgccaccccccccccaaaaaaagcccttttggggggggggccaaaGTAGGGGGGACCCTcattcctcaccctgcaggggggggGCGGTATGGGTGtcaccgtgggggggggggcagccaaGGGTGGGGGCACCCAGGTACATGGAGGGGGCAGGTTATGGGGGGTcctgagggtggggggggggtcccagggtggggagcaCCCAGGTGTATGGGGGGGCAGGTTATGGGGGGTTCTGagggtgggggggcacccaggtGCATGGGGGGGCAGGTTATGGGGGGTcctgagggtggggggggtcccagggtggggggcacccaggtGTATGGGGGGGCAGGTTATGGGGGGGTCCTCagggtgggggggcacccaggtGCATGGGGGGGCAGGTTATGGGGGGGTTCTGagggtgggggggcacccaggtGCATGGGGGGGCAGGTTATGGGGGGTcctgagggtggggggggtcccagggtggggggcacccaggtGTATGGGGGGGCAGGTTATGGGGGGTCCtgagggtggggggcacccaggtGTATGGGGGGGGCAGGTTATGGGGGGGGGTCCTGAAGGTGAGGGgcccctcggggtgggggggcacccaggtGTGTCAGAGGGTGCCAGGTTATGGGGGTTGGGGGCACCCCAGGgccagggtgggggggtcaagttattgggggggggccagggtgcggaggacacccaggtcctttgGGGGGGGCAggttacggggggggggggtcccaggttgGGGGGGCACCCAGGTCCACAGGGGATCGTGGGTTGCAGGGGGGGGAGTCCCAAGGGTGGGGGGACACCCAGGTCCTTTGAGGTGGGGGCAAgctatggggggggggtcccaggttgGGGGGGGCACACAGGTCCATGGGAAACCCCGCGTTGTGGGTCCCAagggtgggggggcacccagattattggggggggggtcctatgAAGGGGAACCCCGAGGCCTATGGGAGGAGTCCCAGGCCTTGGGGGGGGCCAGCcttggctggggagggggcacccAGGGTCATTGGGAGACACGGGGGGGTCCCTAGCTATGGGGGCAGCCCCCAGATCATGGTGGGGGGAGGTCAcgaggtggtgggggggcacccagggccTTTGGGAgacatggggggggggtctctagCTATGGGGGGAGCACCCTGCTCAGGATGGGGGGGGTCTCTAGGtggtggggggcacccagggccTTTGGGAGACATGGGGGAGGGGTCTCTAGCTATGGGGGGCACCCAGGTCATGGCGAGGGGGGTCTCTAGGtggtggggggcacccagggccTTGGGGAGGGTCACTTagggggtcccccccagcccatAGTGGGaggcagcttgggggggggggttccctgaTTGGGGGGGGCACCAAGATCTTTTGGGGGGTCACATAGGGGGTCCCGCCAGCCCATGGGGGGGGTCGTGATGGGAGGAGGTCACCCAGGTCCTTTTGGGGGGGTCAGTTGGGGGGTCCCTAAGGGGGGGCATCCAGCTGCAGGGAGGTCCCCCACTTCATGGAGGGGGGAGTCACCCCAGTCCATAGAGGCATCCCGATGTTGGGGGACCCTCAGTGCAGGGGGGGGTCCAGATGTTGGGGAGGAGGTCCCCaattccggggggggggggccccaaGCCAGCCACGGCGAGTCCGGCTGCTGGCGGTGTCCCCCCCTCACCCCGTAACCCCATCCGcacggggcggtgggggggggaaggtgacACGGTGGCGATGGTGGTGCAGGGGGGGAGCGTCCCCAACGGCgccgggggggcgaggggggtccCCTAGCAGCGCCCCACCTTGGCGTCGCCGATGGCCCCCCAGACGTCGAAGACGAACTCGTCGGGGAAGGCGAAGTCGCCGAGCTGCGAGTCGAGGGCCTGGGCGAGCGCGTCGGGGTCGCGGGCGTCACGGCCCAGCTCCACCATGGTGGCCGCTGCGGGGACAGTTGGGGACAGTTGGGGACAGCCAGTGTCGGGGGGGCCCAGCTCCACCGTGTGGTGGTTGTGGGGACAGGTGGGGACAGTCGGGGACAGCCAGTGTCAGGGGGACCCAGCTCCACCGCGTGGTGGTTGCGGGGACAGGTGGGGACAGTTGGGGACAGCCAGTGTCAGGGGGGCCCAGCTCCACCGTGTAGGTGGTTGTGGGGACAGGTGGGGACAGTCGGGGACAGCCAGTGTCGGGGGGGCCCAGATCCACCGTGTGGTGGCCGCTGCGGGGACAGTTGGGGACAGTCGGGGACAGCCAGTGTCGGGGGGGCCCAGATCCACCGTGTGGTGGTTGTGGGGACAGGTGGGGACAGTCGGGGACAGCCAGTGTCGGGGGGGCCCAGATCCACCGCGTGGTGGTTGTGGGGACAGGTGGGGACAGTCGGGGACAGCCAGCGTCAGGGGGACCCAGCTCCACCGTGTGGTGGCCGCTGCGGGGACAGTTGGGGACAGTCAGGGACAGTCAGCGTCAGGGGGACCCAGATCCACCGTGTGGTGGTTGTGGGGACAGTCGGGGACAGTCAGTGTCAGGGGGACCCAGCTCCACCGTGTGGTGGTTGTGGGGACAGGTGGGGACAATCGGGGACAGTCAACGTCAGGGGGACCCAGCTCCACTGTGTGGTGGTTGTGGGGACAGGTGGGGACAGTCGGGGACAGTCAGCGTCAGGGGGACCCAGCTCCACCGTGTGGTGGTTGTGGGGACAGGTGGGGACAGTCGGGGACAGTCAACGTCAGGGGGGCCCAGCTCCACCGTGTGGTGGTTGTGGGGACAGGTGGGGACAGTCGGGGACAGACAGTGTCAGGGGGACCCAGCTCCACCGTGTGGTGGTTGTGGGGACAGGTGGGGACAATCGGGGACAGTCAACGTCAGGGGGGCCCAGCTCCACCGCGTGGTGGTTGTGGGGACAGGTGGGGACAGTCGGGGACAGCCAGTGTCAGGGGGACCCAGCTCCACCGTGTGGTGGTTGTGGGGACAGGTGGGGACAGTCGGGGACAGCCAGCGTCAGGGGGGCCCAGATCCACCGTGTGGTGGTTGTGGGGACAGGTGGGGACAGTCAGGGACAGCCAGTGTCAGGGGGGCCCAGCTCCACCGTGTGGTGGTTGTGGGGACAGTTGGGGACAGTCGGGGACAGCCAGCGTCAGGGGGACCCAGCTCCACCGTGTGGTGGTTGTGGGGACAGGTGGGGACAGTCGGGGACAGCCAGTGTCAGGGGGGCCCAGCTCCACCGTGTGGTGGTTGTGGGGACAGGTGGGGACAGTCAGGGACAGTCAGCGTCAGGGGGACCCAGCTCCACCGTGTAGGTGGTTGTGGGGACAGTTGGGGACAGTTGGGGACAGCCAGTGTCAGGGGGACCCAGCTCCACCGTGTGGTGGTTGTGGGGACAGGTGGGGACAGTCGGGGACAGCCAGTGTCAGGGGGGCCCAGCTCCACCGTGTGGTGGTTGTGGGGACAGTTGGGGACAGTCAGGGACAGCGAGCACCAGGGGGTCCCAGCCTGGTTCCACCATGGTGGCAGCtagggggggacatggggacgtttGGGGACAATTGGGGACAGCCAGCACTGGGGGGTCCGGGCCTGGCTCCACCACGGTGGTGGCAACGGGGAGAGGGGACAGTTGGGGACAGCCaatactccccctccccccccacagaAAACCTTGTGGAGGGGACCAGGTGCACCCATGGGTGGGCAGGCGGTCACTGCAGTGGGAGGGGGTGGACAAGGCACCCCACACCCACGGGTGCCGGGGTCACTGCCGTGGGTGCCCAAACACCCCTGGGGAGACAGAGGTACagcgggggggtcccaggggcccACGGCGGAGGGGCAAGCACCCATGGGTGGGCGGTGGGGCACTACCACGGGTGCCCAAGCACCCACAGGTGGATGGACGCACGGCGGGGGGTTCCCAGGTGCCCACGGCGGGAGGGACGAGGCGCCCAGCACCCACGGTGGGGGCACCACAGGGGGTTCCCAGGTGCCCGCGCTGgaccgaggcggggcgggggggacactaagcacccagcacccctgggtgggggcccaggggctcacCCAGCTCGGTGTCACGGATGCCCATGTAGCTCTCCAGCAGGTCGTCCACCTTGGCGATGGCCCTTTCCTCGAAGGCCGAGGGCTGCGGGAGAAAAACGGGGGGGGGACAGTGGGTGAGGGGAGGTCCCCACCGCGTCCCACCCCCCACCAAGGGGCACCTCGGGGTGCCGCCGGCACCTACCTGCTCCTCCACGGTGGCGGGGCCGTGGGCCCGGAGGCGCAGGGTGCCGCGGCCCGAGCCGAGCTGGGCGCCGCCGCCTTTGCCCCCCGCCGCGCGCTGGCTGATCATGTCTGCGATGGGTTGGGTGGGGGCGTCAGGGGGGCACCCTGAGGTCCCCCCCCAGGGTGGGTGTTGTCTTGGGACCCCCCCTGGACCTTATGGGTCCCCCCGTAGCCTTCTTAAGGTGATGCGGTCCTTCTTGTGCCTTCCCCGTGGGTTTAGGGACATCCCAGGGCGATGGGGTCCCCGGTGTGCGCCCCCCTCAAGGATTGGGGACCCtcatgtccccccaccccagggtgatGGGGACCCCAGTGTTCCCCCCTGGGATTGggggcccccatgtccccccacctcAAGGTGATGGGGTCCCCAGTGTGCCCCCCCCAGGATTGGGGAGCCCCATGCCCCGCACCCCAGGGCGATGGGATCCCTGGTGTGCCCCTCCCCAGGGGTTTGGGGACCCCCATGTCCTTCACCCCAGAGCGATGGGGTCCCTAGCGTACCCCTCCCCCTTGGGATTAGggaccccccgtgtcccctgccaGGGCTATAGGGTCCCTGTTGTGCCCCCCCTTGGGATTGGGGACCCCCATTTCCACGTCTCCTCCAGCCCCAAAGGGAGTCCCAGTGACATCACAgggtcccagatgcctgggtccctcccatgcAAACCCAAGGGTGACGAGGGAGTAGGGACACCTTAGGgtggccccagggacccccaccaccaccaccaccaccacccacccagGCCAGGGCTCACCAAAGGCCTTGCGGGGCTCGGTGAGCTTGAGGGCGAAGGTGCGGCCCTTGGGCAGCTCCTTGAGCATCTTGGCCACCTCGTAGTGACGGGCGCCCACCAGGCTCTGCCCGTTGATGGCCTCGATCATGTCACCCACGCCGATGACGGCGATGCGGTCGATGACGCTGCCCTCCTTGATGCGCTGCGGGCcagagaggacccaggcgtccgggcgctgcttGACCCCACCACCGTTACCACCACCCAGCCCCCACCGTGGGGTGCCCCAGGGCACCCAGCATCTCGGCTCACCCCTTCCTTGGGGACACAGAGATGAAGGACACGGGAATGAAGGAGAACACAAGGATGAAACAGAACATGGAAACGAAAGAGACCATGGACGCGAAAGAAAACATGGAGATGAAAAAACACACGGAGATGAAGGAAGATATGGACACGAAGAAGAACATGGAGATAGGGTGGAAGAGGGACACGAGCAGGCCCAGCACCCTGGCAGGACGCGGCCAGGCCGGGAAGGTCGTTAGCAGGAATTAGCTGGATGCCGGAGGGGATTGGGGCTGTTCGGCGCCCAGCGCTGCATTCCCTCCCCCACCCGCAAAGCAAAGTCCAGGCTatccccaggtgtcccccccaCCTCGGTGGCCTGAGGGACAGCCTGAGGTGGCCCCGTGTCCTCTCGGGATGGGCTGGGATGCCCCCAGGTCGCCCCTAACCTATCTAGGGCTCTTCGGGGCTTGTTCAAAGTGTCTCCATGTCCCCCTAGGATGGTCCAGGACATCTGCAGGTCCCCCTAAACCCCATGGTGGCTTCAAGACAGTCCAGGGTGTTCCTGTGTGTCCCCAGGATGGTCTGGGACATCCCCGGGTTAACCTAAACCTCATAGGAACTTGGACACAGGCCAGGGTGTCTCCATGTCCCCCCCTTTGGCTGTCCCTAGGTCCCCCCAACCTCAGAATGGCTTGGGGACAGCCTGaggtgtccctgtgtccccctgggATGGTCCAGGATGCCCCTGGGTCCCCCCAACCTCCACAGTGGCTTGAGGACAAGGCTGGGGTGTTTCCTTGTCCTCCCAGGATGGTCCAGAACATCTCCAGGTCACCCTAACTCCCATGGGGGCTTGGGGACAGGCTAGGGTGTCTCCATGTCCCCTGGGATGATCCAGGACCTCCCTAGGCTGCCCCAACCCACAGTGGCTTGGGGACAGACTGGGGTGTCCCCATGCGTCTCTGGGACAGTCCAAgatgtccccacatccccccagctCCCATAGCAGCTTAGGGAGACAAAGCAGGGCATCCCCCACGGATGGTCCAGGATGTCCCTACGTCTTCTCAACCCCCACAGTGCCTTGGGGACAGGCTGCGGTGGCCCTGAGTCCCCTCAGGATGGTGTGGGACATCCCCAGGTACCCCCAGGCCCGCAGTGCCTTGGGGACAGGCTGGGGTGGCCCTGAGTCCCCTCAGGATGGTGTGGGACATCCCCAGGTACCCCCAGGCCCGCAGTGGCTTGAGGACAGGCTGGGGTGGCCCTGAGTCCCCTCAGGATGGTGTGGGACATCCCCAGGTACCCCCAGGCCCGCAGTGGCTTGAGGACAGGCTGGGGTGGCCCTGAGTCCCCTCAGGATGGTGTGGGACATCCCCAGGTACCCCCAGGCCCGCAGCGCCTTGGGGACAGGCTGGGGTGGCCCTGAGTCCCCTCAGGATGGTGTGGGACATCCCCAGGTACCCCCAGGCCCGCAGCGCCTTGGGCACAGGCTGGGGTGGCCCTGAGTCCCCTCAGGATGGTGTGGGACATCCCCAGGTACCCCCAGGCCCGCAGCGCCTTGGGCACAGGCTGGGGTGGCCCTGAGTCCCCTCAGGATGGTGTGGGACATCCCCAGGTACCCCCAGGCCCGCAGCGCCTTGGGCACAGGCTGGGGTGGCCCTGAGTCCCCTCAGGATGGTGTGGGACATCCCCAGGTACCCCCAGGCCCGCAGCGCCTTGGGCACAGGCTGGGGTGGCCCTGAGTCCCCTCAGGATGGTGTGGGACATCCCCAGGTACCCCCAGGCCCGCAGCGCCTTGGGCACAGGCTGGGGTGGCCCTGAGTCCCCTCAGGATGGTGTGGGACATCCCCAGGTACCCCCAGGCCCGCAGCGCCTTGGGCACAGGCTGGGGTGGCCCTGAGTCCCCTCAGGATGGTGTGGGACATCCCCAGGTACCCCCAGGCCCGCAGCGCCTTGGGCACAGGCTGGGGTGGCCCTGAGTCCCCTCAGGATGGTGTGGGACATCCCCAGGTACCCCCAGGCCCGCAGCGCCTTGGGCACAGGCTGGGGTGGCCCTGAGTCCCCTCAGGATGGTGTGGGACATCCCCAGGTACCCCCAGGCCCGCAGCGCCTTGGGCACAGGCTGGGGTGGCCCTGAGTCCCCTCAGGATGGTGTGGGACATCCCCAGGTACCCCCAGGCCCGCAGCGCCTTGGGCACAGGCTGGGGTGGCCCTGAGTCCCCTCAGGATGGTGTGGGACATCCCCAGGTACCCCCAGGCCTGCAGTGGCTTGAGGACAGGCTGAGGTGTCCCCATGTTCCTCTGGGATGGTCTGGGACACCCGCAGGTCTCCCCAACCCCCACACCATCTTAGGGACAGTCCAGGGTGTTCTCACGTCCCTCTAAGGCAGTATGGGATGTCCCCAAGTCCTCCCAGCCCCGTGGTGGCTTGGGGACCGTCTAGGACGTCCCTGCGTCCTCCTGGGATGGCCCAGGATGCTCCCCCCACTTCCCGCTCAGAGTGGCTCGGGCACCATCTggggtgtccctgtgtccccccataAAGTCAGACCACGTCCTGGCGTCCCCCCCAAGGTGCCTCAGGGACCGCCTGAAGCGTCCCTATGCATCTCCAAGTAGGACAGTCCCTTCTCATCCCCTCCAGAATACTCAAGGTCACCCTTTCaccctgaggctctccaggagagtGGGAGCTGGCCCGGGGTGGGTGACACGTGGGACAGTCGTCCCCGCACCTTGATGAAGGCGTAGCCGGCGCCATTGTCGGTGATGGTGAGGCCCAAGGCCTCCTCGGACTTGAAGACCTCGACCTCCTTGCGTTGGCCCTTGGTGTGGGCGAAGATGAAGTCCTCGAGGCCGATCTGTCCCCCCAGCAGCTTCTCCATGTCCACCTTGTGCGTGTTGAGGGTGCAGAACATCACCTGGGTGGGGCAGGGCCGTCAGCGGTGCAGGGGCACCCGGAGCCCCACGCCGGGAACACGTGGGACTTCCCAGGACACACAGGATCCCCTTCCTGGGGACCACCTCCCTGGAGACACATTGGACCTCCCAGGACACACGGGACCCCCTTCCTGGGGACCACCTCTCTGGAGACATGTGGGACCTCCCAGGAGACACGAGATCTCCTCCGGGGCCACACGAGACCCCCGTCCTGAGGACACAAGGGACCTCTCTTCTTCGGGACGCCTACCCTGAGGGCACATGGGACCCTGGGGACATGTGGGTCGCCCTTCCCAGGGACATCTACCCCAGGGCCACCCAGGAGCTCCCAGGACACAAAGG contains:
- the GIPC1 gene encoding PDZ domain-containing protein GIPC1; amino-acid sequence: MPLGLGRRKKAPPLVENEEAAGGRGGPPGSPLGAAGGGGPPPGGLLPPPPPPAAALRPRLVFHTQLAHGSPTGRVEGFGNVRELYGKIAEAFRIPPGEVMFCTLNTHKVDMEKLLGGQIGLEDFIFAHTKGQRKEVEVFKSEEALGLTITDNGAGYAFIKRIKEGSVIDRIAVIGVGDMIEAINGQSLVGARHYEVAKMLKELPKGRTFALKLTEPRKAFDMISQRAAGGKGGGAQLGSGRGTLRLRAHGPATVEEQPSAFEERAIAKVDDLLESYMGIRDTELAATMVELGRDARDPDALAQALDSQLGDFAFPDEFVFDVWGAIGDAKVGRC